The following are encoded in a window of Cupriavidus oxalaticus genomic DNA:
- a CDS encoding HesA/MoeB/ThiF family protein, giving the protein MSDDGLNDEQLLRYSRHILLDELGIEGQRQLLAGHALVIGAGGLGAAALPFLASAGVGRITIVDNDEVDLTNLQRQIIHTTANVGRPKVESAREGMLRINPGLDIVTVPARVGDTELEQLVASASVVLDCCDNFATRQAVNRACVHHKVPLVSGAALRFDGQISVFDRRQPDAPCYACLFPPAEPAPEVACATMGVFAPLVGMVGTVQAAEALKLLAGLGESLAGRLLMVNALTMEWTTMRLARTPDCPVCGGH; this is encoded by the coding sequence ATGAGCGACGACGGCCTCAACGACGAACAACTGCTGCGCTACTCCCGGCACATCCTGCTGGACGAGCTCGGCATCGAAGGCCAGCGGCAGCTGCTGGCCGGACACGCGCTGGTGATCGGCGCCGGCGGCCTCGGCGCCGCCGCGCTGCCGTTCCTGGCCTCGGCCGGCGTGGGCCGCATCACCATCGTCGACAACGACGAGGTCGACCTGACCAACCTGCAGCGCCAGATCATCCACACCACCGCCAACGTGGGCCGTCCCAAGGTCGAGTCGGCACGCGAGGGCATGCTGCGCATCAACCCGGGGCTGGACATCGTCACGGTGCCGGCGCGCGTGGGCGATACCGAGCTGGAACAGCTGGTCGCCTCGGCCAGTGTGGTGCTGGACTGCTGCGACAACTTTGCCACGCGCCAGGCGGTCAACCGCGCCTGCGTGCACCACAAGGTGCCGCTGGTGTCGGGGGCCGCGCTGCGCTTCGACGGCCAGATCAGCGTGTTCGACCGGCGCCAGCCCGACGCGCCCTGCTACGCCTGCCTGTTCCCGCCGGCTGAGCCCGCGCCCGAAGTGGCATGCGCCACCATGGGCGTGTTCGCGCCGCTGGTCGGCATGGTCGGCACGGTGCAGGCTGCCGAGGCACTCAAGCTGCTGGCCGGCTTGGGCGAGAGCCTGGCCGGACGGCTGCTGATGGTCAACGCGCTGACGATGGAATGGACCACGATGCGCCTGGCCCGCACGCCGGATTGCCCGGTGTGCGGCGGGCACTGA
- a CDS encoding S41 family peptidase, with product MRKTLKNISLVSVGLVAGVLATLQISATAQNSSGPLPLDQLRLMADIFGQIKREYVEPVDDKKLLTEAIKGMVASLDPHSSYLDEKDFKELQEGTRGRFAGLGIEISQEEGLVKVINPIEDTPAFRAGIQPGDLITRIDDKPVRGLPLEQAVKRMRGEPGTKVTLTIYRKSEERTFPVSITRAEIRVQSVKAKMLDNNIGWVRLTSFQERTVADLSRKLAELAQKNPSMKGLVLDLRNNGGGVLQGAVGVAAAFLPEDATVVSTNGQVPDAKRVYKAAYNNYRLSSLEDDPLKSLPALYKKIPMVVLTNAYSASASEIVAGALQDHHRAQIMGKTTFGKGSVQTVRPLTNDTGIKLTIAYYYTPSGKSIQAKGIRPDIPVDQNPEGDPDDALITREIDTERHLHNKQESEEPEMTEREQRRVEELRRLEEENAKKTPEEREKDRRKKPVEFGSADDFMLQQAIAQLNGQPVKRSKSKLETNPPADNGKAAKPKGGAKPAAKPAAPAPGKQPPASAPIGEPLGTPTGKAP from the coding sequence ATGCGCAAGACGCTCAAGAACATCAGTCTAGTTTCTGTCGGCCTCGTCGCCGGCGTGCTCGCCACGCTGCAGATCTCGGCGACCGCACAGAACTCATCGGGCCCCTTGCCGCTGGACCAGCTGCGGCTGATGGCCGATATCTTCGGGCAGATCAAGCGCGAATACGTCGAGCCGGTCGATGACAAGAAGCTGCTGACCGAGGCCATCAAGGGCATGGTCGCCAGCCTCGACCCGCACTCGTCCTACCTGGACGAGAAGGACTTCAAGGAACTGCAGGAAGGCACCCGCGGCCGCTTTGCCGGCCTGGGCATCGAGATCTCGCAGGAAGAAGGCCTGGTCAAGGTGATTAACCCGATCGAGGACACGCCCGCGTTCCGCGCCGGCATCCAGCCGGGCGACCTGATCACCCGCATCGACGACAAGCCGGTGCGCGGCCTGCCGCTGGAGCAGGCGGTCAAGCGCATGCGCGGCGAGCCGGGCACCAAGGTCACGCTGACCATCTACCGCAAGAGCGAGGAACGCACCTTCCCGGTCTCGATCACGCGCGCCGAGATCCGCGTGCAGTCGGTCAAGGCCAAGATGCTCGACAACAATATCGGCTGGGTGCGCCTGACCAGCTTCCAGGAACGCACCGTCGCCGACCTGTCGCGCAAGCTGGCCGAGCTGGCGCAGAAGAACCCCAGCATGAAGGGCCTGGTGCTGGACCTGCGCAACAACGGCGGCGGCGTGCTGCAGGGCGCGGTCGGCGTGGCCGCGGCGTTCCTGCCGGAAGACGCGACCGTGGTCTCGACCAACGGCCAGGTGCCCGATGCCAAGCGCGTCTACAAGGCGGCGTACAACAACTACCGCCTGTCGTCGCTGGAAGACGATCCGCTCAAGAGCCTGCCCGCGCTGTACAAGAAGATCCCGATGGTGGTGCTGACCAACGCCTACTCGGCCTCGGCGTCCGAGATCGTCGCGGGCGCGCTGCAGGACCACCACCGCGCCCAGATCATGGGCAAGACCACCTTCGGCAAGGGCTCGGTGCAGACCGTGCGGCCGCTGACCAACGACACCGGCATCAAGCTGACCATCGCGTACTACTACACGCCGAGCGGCAAGTCGATCCAGGCCAAGGGCATCCGCCCGGATATCCCGGTCGACCAGAACCCCGAGGGCGATCCGGACGACGCGCTGATCACGCGCGAGATCGACACCGAGCGCCACCTGCACAACAAGCAGGAATCGGAAGAGCCGGAGATGACCGAACGCGAGCAGCGCCGCGTCGAGGAGCTGCGCCGCCTGGAAGAAGAGAACGCGAAGAAGACGCCGGAAGAGCGCGAGAAGGACCGCCGCAAGAAGCCGGTGGAATTCGGCTCGGCCGACGACTTCATGCTGCAGCAGGCAATCGCGCAGCTCAACGGCCAGCCGGTCAAGCGCTCCAAGTCGAAGCTGGAGACCAACCCGCCGGCCGACAATGGCAAGGCGGCGAAGCCGAAGGGTGGTGCCAAGCCGGCCGCCAAACCGGCCGCGCCGGCCCCGGGCAAGCAGCCGCCGGCGAGCGCGCCGATCGGCGAGCCGCTGGGGACGCCGACGGGCAAGGCGCCCTGA
- the gpmA gene encoding 2,3-diphosphoglycerate-dependent phosphoglycerate mutase: protein MYKLVLIRHGESTWNLENRFTGWVDVDLTDTGAAQARQSGKLLKEAGFDFDIAYTSVLKRAIRTLWHVQDEMDLMWIPVRNEWRLNERHYGALAGLNKAETAAKFGDEQVLVWRRSYDTPPPALEATDPRASFNDPRYANVPRNEIPLTECLKDTVARVMPLWNESIAPDIKSGKRVVIAAHGNSIRALVKYLDQISDDDIVGLNIPNGTPLVYELDADLRPIRHYYLGDQDAIAASLAAVANQGKAR, encoded by the coding sequence ATGTACAAGCTTGTCCTTATCCGCCACGGCGAATCGACCTGGAACCTTGAAAACCGCTTCACCGGCTGGGTCGACGTCGACCTGACCGATACCGGTGCCGCGCAGGCCCGCCAGTCCGGCAAGCTGCTCAAGGAAGCCGGCTTCGACTTCGACATCGCCTATACCTCGGTGCTCAAGCGCGCCATCCGCACCCTGTGGCACGTGCAGGACGAGATGGACCTGATGTGGATCCCGGTGCGCAACGAATGGCGCCTGAACGAACGCCACTACGGCGCGCTGGCCGGCCTGAACAAGGCGGAGACCGCCGCCAAGTTCGGCGACGAGCAGGTGCTGGTGTGGCGCCGCAGCTATGACACCCCGCCGCCGGCGCTGGAAGCGACCGACCCGCGCGCGTCGTTCAACGATCCGCGCTACGCCAATGTGCCGCGCAACGAGATCCCGCTGACCGAATGCCTGAAGGACACGGTCGCCCGCGTGATGCCGCTGTGGAACGAATCGATCGCTCCCGACATCAAATCCGGCAAGCGTGTGGTCATTGCCGCGCACGGCAACAGCATCCGCGCGCTGGTGAAGTACCTGGACCAGATTTCGGATGACGATATCGTCGGACTCAACATCCCCAACGGCACCCCGCTCGTGTACGAGCTGGACGCCGACCTGCGCCCCATCCGCCACTACTACCTGGGCGACCAGGACGCCATCGCCGCCTCGCTGGCGGCCGTGGCCAACCAGGGCAAGGCGCGCTGA